ACTAAGTAACTCAGCTTGATGTGCACTTGTATGACACCTCAGGACAGTTTGAGAATCCACATAATATGTGTCATTGTAACTCCTGCTTACATGATCAGCAGGCACCAATACATCATCAAAGTTCTGAAAGAACAGAATACAACATCATTCAGATTTTCCAGAAATTCCAAGCTGTATGGTTTAAAGATGAGTATGGTTCACAAAATATCTGATGGAAAACTGAAGAATAAGAATATACGTCTAGCCATTTTTGCAGATTTTCCAGAAATTCCAAGCTGTTGGCTTAAAGCTGAGTATTGCTCTAAGGTTTCAAGAGTTGGTAGGTTCTTAAAGtaagaatttgatttaatgTCACTGGACATGAAATTTGATACTCATTAAAGGTTTATGATGTGTTTAACATTTCTGTTAAAAAGAGGCATGGATCAAAAGAGAAGCCAACAACTACAAAGTTTCAGAGAATGGAGTGATTGTCAAGCATAAAGCAATAACAAGATCACAAAGAAACACTCTACCAAacagaaatttaaaaactttaaataCCATGAACGAAGGGACGCACCGCTTTAACAGAAACTATTGGGCACAAATTGTCAAACTTGTCAAATTTGGTGGGGTAGTTGGTGTCAAAATAGTCATAGATTGCATTCTTTAGTATGCCAAGAGGATGCTGATCCCTCCTATGAAGCTGCATTCCCAGCTTTGAGAAAATTGAATCCGGAACATTGTTTGTTGGGTCATCCTTCACTATCTCTGTACAGATATATGATCAATCATCACAAATACATgacaaacaatttaaaaacaatagtGTATGCTATACCATTATCCGACTCAGTATGGCctaacaaaaagaagaagagcagAAACTGTCCTAAAGCACATCATAAACTCTACTAAATGACATTAACAAATACAAGATATAAAGCAATCATGTTTCATGGTGATTAAATTACCGGATGAACACAAACACACAACTACTCACACCATGATCATACGATAATGACGTAATAAAGTACCTTTAGAGGGACACCATACTCGCACATATCAAGTCAAGATTACAGGAAGATAAAGATTTGCATTAATAAATCCAAGAATCACAAAAAAGAATGACAAAGGTTTTCTTTGTGTAAAGAAAATCAACCAAACAATACTAAAACAgtgaaaaaaattcacatcCAGGACCAATTCCCAGAGAGTTAGGTTCTGATaacatgtatgtatgtgtgtgtgtgtgcacaCTTTTAATTTGACAACAGAGGGCTCTGTAACATAGTATGCGCCTGACCATGATCCAGATAATGCGGTATATTATGTCAAATGAACAGGTgagaaagtaaatttttttcaataacatAACGCCTTGGTCGAGAAAAGGGTAGCCACTGACATTCTAGTTAAGTCAAAACCCAGTTCAGAACAATTCTTCACGACCTTTGAATCTCTACGGCTTGAAAGCGACCAAAGATTAATCATAACAGACAGACCGATCAAGATTCTCATTacattggaaaaagaaaactcaaGAACCATAAAACAAGAATCAAGATTCACATTCCAGGCCAAAAATTGACCCAAGAACCTAAAGAACAACCAAGATTTTAGCACTGGGAGGCAAATAGTGAAGCGAGTCAAGTATAAAACCACATTAGGTAATATAGAAGTTACCCTCTCTCGAAATCTTGAGGCCTCCAAGTTCAACAAGTGAGGAGGCCACCGGGTGCCTCCACTTCTTGTGGGCGTGAGATTGGACAGCCGCGGAAGAGGTGGAGATAGATGAAAAGCGTAAGCAAAAGGCCAGGGTGCTCCTCTGGAGGAAGAGGGAAGGCTTTGAGAAAATGGTGGCGTTTGCGAATGATATTGCCATGGGAACTAGGCTGCTCTGTGGCTGTGGGAAAGGGAAGTGGGGGAATTTAGATTTAGTTGggattttttttggataagaGCTTTATTTATGGGCCTTTGTTGTAGCCCAACAACAATGTACGTCACAAGTCAAACGTAGTGGCCCATGTATTTTCtcacatttttctttaaattattgtgtCGGACCTTTTTTTGGCGAACTcttacagatatatatatagatagttgAAAATGGAGACGTGcaacaacaaatacaaaacaaTAGAAGAGTTTATTTCTAGTACTTtgataataaacaataaatacttTGACTGaacttaaattttcaaaatataaaattttaaatttaatattttttatattttattttctttaactaTAAGTGCATATAATAAGTGTggcaacaaaatattaaaataaaataacatgacaacaaaaaaaataaatagaggatgaaaaaagaaaagacctTACATAAGGAATGGGACAAATGAGTCGGGGGAGAAAATACGATGTCAAATAAAGAAGACGTTGGATATTAAGACATTATGGTTTTAAGTATTAATTCTGTCAATATACTAAGGTAAGCACCATGATACTTTTAAAGAACCTCATTAATACAGATACCATAGTTATAGACAACTGAAGCTACCAAGTCATTCCTACATACAGAAATTGAACTGAATTTCCAAGACTGAACAAGCGGAATAATCTGTAATGCTGCTATATGGTATAAAAATTTGAGCGCAAAGCAGAGCAGGTTTTGCTATCACTTGTATAATGCTTCCATTGTATCCTTGAGGCGTTGAACATCTGCACCAATGACTTCACTCGCCTTTTTACCATTTTGAAAGAAGTGCAATGTAGGCTGCATCCACAGAAGAGCATGCTCAGCAAAGAATATAATAtgcaaagaaaaggaaaagatcaCCATGCACATTTTACAGATACCCACTACCAACTGTACAACAGCATGAACtcagaaagagagaaaagaaaaatccaaaataaaagcatccataaacagaaataatatttttggcaTCAAAGGTCTTGTGTAACTGACAGAATATTTAGGAATTCAAAGATGTTTACCACTGAGGTAAACTTATTGCTTTCAAAAGGCACATCATAAAGTTCaagtaagaaattaaaaaactcCAAAAGCTACTCTCCTCATCCTTCACAGTTGCTTAACAGACGCTAAAACAAGCAGAAACACCATACTTGTCAAGTTACATGATGCATCATTGATCATACATGTTAGTGTACCCaaatttccaaaatttggGGACGTCATCCAAATTGACGGTTACATACTTTTCCAATAAGTATTCGGTGCACTTCAACTTTTATAAATCATCAAATATACCGGATAACAGTACAAATACAAGAATAAGAAGAGAATGGTCTTACCACAGCATGGATATTTAGCTTGCTCAATGCACTTCCTAGCCCTTCCTGCACATGCAAAAGTTCAATAATGTAGGATGCTGTCACCATGAGTTGAGAAATGCGCCGTGAGAACTACAAAAAGTGATAGTTTTGGTGCGTATTTCACCTTATCGATGTCTATTTTATATGTGGTCACGTGGGGGTATTTCTCACTCAGCTGCCCGATTATAGGGGACAACAATCTGCCTGCAGATGATTTAAGTGGGGCAATTTCATACAATTTCGAGATAAGAACCATTTAATATTAAGGTAGGAATCAGAAGCAGAACCAGAGACTGTTGATAGCAAAACTTACAGGGGCCGCACCAAACTGCAGTGAAGTAGAATATTGCAGGCAAAGATTCATCTATATACCAGAATCCAGTCAAAACGCAAGCATCAATTCATGCTAACTTAAGACAACATGAGAAGAAAAGGCTTAGTCATGTAGGATATATTAAGAAGATGCATTTCTTTTGCAAGTATACCTTGAACCTTGCGAAGTGAATCATTAAACTGCTCTTCTGACTCAATGGACACAACGTTTGATGGATCTGTAATCGAAAGCCACATTGATGGCAATATTGAAGGcatgaagaataaaaaattacaatcgtatcataaatatcaattaaagcAAAGAAAGCCATCTAATTCCAGAAGTGGGCAGTCATTGAGGATTAAAATCACACGACTTGttaatttgaaacaaaaataattatagattgaTCATCAGTAAATTGAGAATCTTAGTTTCAAATAGACGAATTGCACTCACTCCATTACATCTAAAATATCATTCTGAATCCATATATGCCAAAAATGTTTACACGTAAGACTTGTGGACAAATCAGATTATTATCATGGTTGGAAAGAGGGAAAGACCTGCAGAGGGTGGAGAGGAGAAGCTCCGGGAGTGATTTAGGTGGAGATGGGAGTGAAACTTGGTAGCGGGGGCGGGTGTAATAAAAAGTGGGGGGGTAGCGACGTCGGCGAGGATTAGAGAGGAGCAGGAAGCGGCGAGGGCGGAGGAGAGAATGAGATGGTCGCTGAttgaagagagagagcgaCATGAGGGGGCTGTACCGCTAACTAAACGACGTAGCATTGCGCTCGCTCCTCTCATTTCGGCTTCTGCAACTGAAATAAGGGTTTTGGTTTTGGAGAGATTGGGGGTTTTATTGAATTCGGAATGAATTGGAGAATCCCTTAAGCCCACAAGTGGAAATGGGCATTGAAAGTGGGCCTAATTATGGGCTTAGGGGAAAAAGAGGAGTATATGGAATGGAGCCGACCCACTTACAagttttaaaatcattttaaaacaaaaatgattgataaataaaaaaaaattataaggaaTATTAATTCCAAAGCTTATTGCGtatggagaaaaataaatagtaacaGGCAGGTAGCAACAATCTGGTGCAGCTGCTCACCTGCCTATTCACCTGCCCATCTCTCAACAATGTAGGGGTATGGCAGACTAATTACATAGTAGAAAGTTATATGAATTGTTGAGCGAGTGTAGTATGGAGGGTGGAGCATCAATCAATCAATTCCAATTCCAATTCCAATTCCACTcctcaaaattaaattgcttttttgGTGTGTATGATGAAGTGGAAACCAAGTCATAGTTGCAATGACCAAAGTGGTTTTATTATGACATTGACTGCCCACTCACTACGCACCACATCACTCCCACAATTCccctataattttatctctatatatattaatgttagCTCTGCtcctaaaacaaaacaaaccaTGTAATGCCAAAAAGGATACCATAATtcagctatatatatatacataacttAGCCAAACGTGCGTATTGCCCATCAATTTTAGTCGCAAACCAACCACCTAAAACATTAACCCAATCTTACTCCAAATATTTAGCTCCTCTGTTTTCTTTTAGACCTAAATTTTTGCAAGAAGAATCAAAATGTCTCCTCATAATTCAAACTATTTTGATGCAGTTAAGGATTATCAAAGCCACTTGATTTTCAGACACATTCATGGTGTTGTACATTGGGTTGGATTCGTGGGTTCGTGAATTCGTAATTCAATATGCattcatatttgatataaatttgaGGTCTTCCAACTTAATGTTGAAATTAGAATTCTCTAAGATAAATACTATCTAATAGAGTTTGTAGtctctcaaatatatatttgtatattaacTCCTATTATGAATAAGGTTATGTACACCTATAAATAGGATATATAATTGTGATCAAAGATACACAAAAACGCTATAAGTGTGATAGAATAGATGAGTTGATCACATATACCCTCCTAAAGATACTTGCTTCAAATAgtctctctatttttctctctacgATCTTTATTGAAACATCACCATAGACTCTTTGAATGTAAGATATAAGCGAGTGAGTTACTTTAGTAGTAATCCACTAAGACGAGCAAgatgtgtttgttgtttgtataaaatttgaaGCAATATCCAATGTGGGGAATCTTAAAAATGTTCGTGGGATGGTTTTCAAAACAACGAGAAAGTAAACATGTTTGTGATTCAATAAAAGTATAGACTTGTAAACAAGCTAGATTTATGTACGTGGATCGACATACTTCTATTACTACAGATTTGATTGATTCACGATTTTAatgtgattatatatatataatcattcaagtgTAATTTGTTGGGATAACCTAACAACCCGTCCTCTTATTGTATTTTcactcctattttttttaaaaaaagatggtGTCGAGATTTATTACAGCAAGAACATGacattatttatgattaaaatataagaattgaGGGGTCTCATGCTTGGAACTTATTAAGAATATTATGATTTGTTTTATTGCATGGAATAAAGCACGTAAGTAAAGTAATAATTGCAAAAAGGAGAGAAATTAGAAGGAGTGGTGAATAAGAAGGAAtcatctcatcatcatcaaattaattaacaaagttGTACCGAATCCGGAACAACTTAGTGCGACTTTTTGTGATGGGCAGTTGAAAAGCCAATACTGATGCagatgatttgattttgaatttttatatttggtggagatcaaattaaataaataatactctaaaacacaaataatttataatgttaaaaGAGAGATGAGGTTAGAGTTGGGGACTTGGTTTCCAAGGGATGATTGGGTCCCACCGTTACCATTATTGTTGtgtatataaagataaatgTTATGAGAAGgttaattccaaaaaaataaaaagagaagggTAATTGGGATGTTGAATTAGAAAATTGGTCAATGCGACGGCTGCCGTGTCTGCCACTCCCAACCCAAACAACGTTTTCCCATATAAATATCCAAAAATGCCCTCATGAGTTTTCTATTTGAATTCCCTCAAAACTTCcaactttgaaaaattcaattctcaaaaatcataattgtattttattggaaataaaatagtaggtattaaatttcaatatttaaataatatgaaaaaatggTAATGTTGAAGATATAAAATTAGGTGACAAGTTGTTTTCATGATTGCATTGGTTGTAAGGAAGACACAAAATTCAGCAATACTAATAATACTGCTTTTATTCATAAAAgcatacatattatatattgtttgttttgttatttcttcttcttgctaAAGACTCTGTGGTGTGGTTTGTTGAATAATTTTCTCACAAACCCTACTACTACTACTCCTCTTTTACCAAATCCATGCAGTACAAGAGTAGTACAAATCCCATTTTCGTAATTTCCACGCTGCCACCCACCTAAATTTTCTCTCTCCCGCACTATACTCTTTGCTTCTTACAAATCCCTTGTCTTGCCTTCCCTCCTTTCTCGCACCCAcagatttctctctctctccctccctctcCATCTACAATGGATTAACAACTAtccattttttcccttttctttctttctttcctttcccacaaattcaattacaattacattTCTACGTATTTATCTCCCTGTTTATTATCTCTTTTGCCTCTTTTATTGTTAGAGGCAGTCGGGGGTTTTAGGATGGCGCTGAGTATGAGGGCCCTGCAGTTAACTGCGCCTGCCCGAAAAGCTTCCGGTCATTCCTCCGAGGAGGAGAGATTGCTCACCGCCAATCACCAACATAATTCTGGCAACTTGCGCAGAATTCAGGTGGGCGTCACCGGGATGACATGTGCGGCCTGCTC
This genomic window from Sesamum indicum cultivar Zhongzhi No. 13 linkage group LG12, S_indicum_v1.0, whole genome shotgun sequence contains:
- the LOC105175892 gene encoding thioredoxin O2, mitochondrial, whose product is MRGASAMLRRLVSGTAPSCRSLSSISDHLILSSALAASCSSLILADVATPPLFITPAPATKFHSHLHLNHSRSFSSPPSADPSNVVSIESEEQFNDSLRKVQDESLPAIFYFTAVWCGPCRLLSPIIGQLSEKYPHVTTYKIDIDKEGLGSALSKLNIHAVPTLHFFQNGKKASEVIGADVQRLKDTMEALYK